The Mycolicibacterium boenickei genome has a segment encoding these proteins:
- a CDS encoding metal-dependent hydrolase, whose amino-acid sequence MTDLIVRKMRFAFADHRVPFLWNETNPAFSSMANAVSFLAIAFEKMIGHMITEAMPYITDPAVAEEAQAFVRQEGQHAMAHRQHAKGLIKTYPGLKETLDEVVKAFDDLTAETPLKYRLAYTADLEATFTPVFKLMLDHDDTLFAPGDDRVASLFLWHFVEEVEHRSSALIIYDAVADDPWYRMRVAPSIFKHVWAVLKVACEGFNKHVPLEERKLDAMSMFGMQARKKALLQKLPFTKTPYDGPVENAFAHLPVREMLTALTGVVRSQVPGHNPAHEKLPALADEWFRRYEDGYEVTQWYTAGDAAEEKAATADV is encoded by the coding sequence ATGACGGATCTGATCGTGCGGAAGATGAGGTTCGCGTTCGCGGATCACCGCGTCCCGTTCCTGTGGAACGAGACCAACCCGGCGTTCTCGTCGATGGCGAACGCGGTGTCGTTCCTGGCCATCGCCTTCGAGAAGATGATCGGTCACATGATCACCGAGGCCATGCCGTACATCACCGATCCGGCGGTGGCCGAGGAGGCTCAGGCCTTCGTGCGGCAGGAAGGCCAGCACGCGATGGCCCACCGACAGCACGCCAAGGGTCTGATCAAGACCTACCCGGGCCTCAAAGAGACCCTCGACGAGGTGGTCAAGGCGTTCGACGACCTGACCGCCGAGACCCCGCTGAAGTATCGGTTGGCCTACACCGCCGATCTGGAGGCGACGTTCACCCCGGTGTTCAAGCTGATGCTCGACCATGACGACACGCTTTTCGCTCCGGGCGACGACCGGGTCGCGTCATTGTTCCTGTGGCACTTCGTCGAAGAGGTCGAGCACCGCAGCTCCGCGCTGATCATCTATGACGCGGTGGCCGACGATCCGTGGTACCGCATGCGGGTCGCTCCGTCGATCTTCAAGCACGTGTGGGCGGTGCTCAAGGTGGCCTGTGAGGGCTTCAACAAGCATGTTCCGCTGGAGGAGCGCAAGCTCGACGCGATGTCGATGTTCGGTATGCAGGCGCGGAAAAAGGCTCTGCTGCAGAAGCTTCCGTTCACCAAGACCCCGTACGACGGACCGGTGGAGAACGCGTTCGCGCATCTGCCGGTGCGCGAGATGCTGACCGCTCTCACCGGCGTCGTGCGCAGCCAGGTCCCGGGCCACAACCCGGCCCACGAGAAGCTGCCGGCATTGGCCGACGAGTGGTTCCGGCGGTACGAGGACGGCTACGAGGTCACCCAGTGGTACACCGCGGGTGACGCCGCCGAGGAGAAAGCAGCCACCGCCGATGTCTGA
- a CDS encoding chorismate mutase: MTSRIATVGALALAALSLAPIARAEGPSPLQPLVDAAAQRLQTADPVAANKFRTGGAIEDPRREQQVIDATTAEAGDRNIDPAYVRDVFRDQIDATVAVEYGLFSQWKLDPTTAPVRAPDLAVSRTTIDGLNHAMVNEIVSQWPALHSPACRTDLANAVDEVAAARDLDPLYRRALDHATRSYCR, encoded by the coding sequence ATGACGAGCCGAATCGCAACGGTCGGTGCCCTCGCACTCGCGGCGCTGTCCCTCGCACCGATCGCCCGAGCAGAGGGGCCCAGCCCGCTGCAACCGCTGGTCGACGCCGCCGCGCAGCGGCTGCAGACCGCGGATCCGGTGGCCGCCAACAAGTTCCGCACCGGAGGGGCGATCGAGGATCCACGCCGTGAACAACAGGTCATCGACGCCACCACCGCTGAGGCCGGCGACCGGAATATCGATCCGGCCTACGTGAGGGACGTTTTCCGGGATCAGATCGACGCGACCGTCGCGGTGGAGTACGGGCTGTTCTCGCAATGGAAGCTCGATCCCACCACGGCTCCGGTGAGAGCTCCCGACCTGGCCGTGTCGAGGACGACCATCGACGGACTCAACCACGCGATGGTGAACGAGATCGTCAGCCAGTGGCCTGCCCTGCACTCACCGGCCTGCCGGACCGACCTGGCGAACGCGGTTGACGAGGTAGCGGCCGCACGCGATCTGGATCCGCTGTATCGGCGGGCGCTGGACCACGCCACCCGGTCGTATTGCCGCTGA
- a CDS encoding LmeA family phospholipid-binding protein — MPTPPQHPGDPGRRGRGPVPPPDPATRRLPRPGRQEAPTEQIRARPQRPDAATEKFNPPEAATEKIMRNRPPVSPRPAGQPPQKPPAAGPREAQPELAKSTSLWRSPQGIILAAIIVVAVVVIGLTGAELYARHKAGSVLVAVAECVVEDNASVSFGVNPPFLWQHINGHYTNISVETGGKQVQAAKGMTADVALSDIRLQGTADSKGTIGSLSATLSWTSAGIKDTVAENLPGVGALVTDVSTDPAAGTITMAAVGDTKVTAKPVVNNGNLDLQVTDVSGPFDKGTVQAALDGLTTKLNDAYPLGIHADSVAVTDTGVVGKFSSQNASIPNDESDDACFAKL; from the coding sequence GTGCCGACACCGCCGCAACATCCCGGCGACCCCGGCAGGCGTGGCCGGGGCCCCGTGCCGCCGCCTGATCCGGCCACCCGCAGGCTGCCTCGGCCAGGCCGGCAAGAAGCGCCGACCGAGCAGATCCGGGCCCGCCCTCAGCGACCTGACGCCGCGACGGAGAAGTTCAACCCGCCGGAGGCCGCGACCGAGAAGATCATGCGGAACCGTCCGCCGGTGTCTCCTCGGCCGGCCGGACAGCCGCCGCAGAAACCGCCCGCCGCCGGACCCCGCGAGGCGCAGCCCGAGCTGGCGAAGTCGACTTCCCTGTGGCGCAGTCCTCAGGGGATCATCCTGGCCGCAATCATTGTCGTCGCAGTCGTGGTGATCGGCCTGACCGGCGCCGAACTCTATGCCCGGCACAAGGCCGGTTCGGTACTCGTCGCGGTCGCCGAATGCGTCGTGGAGGACAACGCCTCGGTCTCGTTCGGCGTCAATCCGCCGTTCTTGTGGCAGCACATCAACGGGCACTACACCAACATCTCGGTGGAGACCGGAGGTAAGCAGGTACAGGCCGCGAAGGGGATGACCGCGGATGTGGCGTTGTCGGACATCCGCTTGCAGGGCACCGCGGACTCCAAGGGCACCATCGGATCGTTGAGCGCCACACTGAGTTGGACGTCGGCAGGTATCAAGGACACGGTGGCGGAGAATCTGCCCGGCGTCGGTGCACTGGTCACCGATGTCAGTACCGATCCCGCTGCGGGCACCATCACGATGGCGGCGGTAGGGGACACCAAGGTGACGGCGAAACCGGTGGTGAACAACGGCAATCTCGATCTCCAGGTCACCGATGTCAGCGGCCCGTTCGACAAAGGCACTGTGCAGGCCGCCCTCGACGGCCTGACGACCAAGCTCAACGACGCCTACCCGCTGGGCATTCACGCTGACAGCGTCGCGGTGACCGACACCGGGGTGGTGGGCAAGTTCTCCAGCCAGAACGCGTCCATTCCCAACGACGAATCCGACGACGCCTGCTTCGCCAAGCTCTGA
- a CDS encoding PTS transporter subunit EIIC, with the protein MSGTTKPEGAQEKSGLNIPAFAQLQRLGKSLMLPIAVLPAAGILLRLGQPDLLGRIDFPVIGPFFKAMSAAGDALFTNLPLLFAVGVAIGFARKADGSTALAAVVGYLVMAAVFKTMSPIVLAGEVDKAGDQAQINYSVFAGIVVGLVTAWLFDRYHTIQLPSYLGFFGGRRFVPIVVSLASLFIAFLMSYFYPIFDAGLTGLGRFIGGSGALGAFVYGFANRMLIPLGLHHIPNSYVWFIYGDYQTPDGNVVTGELTRFAAGDPTAGILTSGFYPVLMFGLPAAALAMILAANKKQRKVAVGILSAAALTAFLTGVTEPLEFAFMFVAFPLYVIHAVLTGLSLAIAYLLDIHLGFSFSAGLLDLLLYGGAPAAKNIWLLIAMGLAFSVVYFVLFWFAIKKWNMRTPGREPEAEFEAEEQANLGEGADSTTTVTAGGAGTLTAPARADTRAEQIIAAFGGQENLVNVDACITRLRMEVADKSKVDQDRLKSLGAAGVIEVGNSVQAVFGTSSEALKNEIVDSL; encoded by the coding sequence ATGAGCGGTACGACCAAACCTGAAGGCGCACAGGAGAAGTCCGGTCTGAACATACCCGCTTTCGCCCAGCTGCAACGCCTCGGCAAGAGCCTCATGCTGCCCATCGCCGTGTTGCCCGCCGCGGGCATCCTGCTCCGGCTGGGTCAACCCGACCTGCTGGGCCGGATCGACTTCCCCGTCATCGGCCCGTTCTTCAAGGCGATGAGCGCGGCCGGTGACGCCCTGTTCACCAATCTGCCGCTGCTCTTCGCGGTCGGTGTCGCGATCGGCTTCGCCCGCAAGGCCGACGGCTCGACGGCACTGGCTGCGGTGGTCGGCTACCTGGTGATGGCAGCGGTCTTCAAGACCATGTCCCCGATCGTGCTGGCGGGCGAGGTGGACAAGGCGGGCGACCAGGCGCAGATCAACTACAGCGTCTTCGCCGGCATCGTGGTGGGTCTGGTGACGGCCTGGTTGTTCGACCGCTACCACACCATCCAATTGCCGTCCTATCTCGGCTTTTTCGGAGGACGGCGATTCGTCCCGATCGTGGTGTCGCTGGCGAGTTTGTTCATCGCCTTCCTGATGAGCTACTTCTATCCGATCTTCGATGCGGGCCTGACCGGTCTCGGCCGGTTCATCGGCGGCAGCGGTGCGTTGGGTGCGTTCGTCTATGGGTTCGCCAACCGCATGCTGATTCCGCTGGGCTTACACCACATCCCGAACTCGTACGTGTGGTTCATCTACGGCGACTACCAAACGCCGGACGGCAACGTGGTCACCGGCGAACTCACCCGGTTCGCGGCCGGAGACCCGACCGCGGGGATCCTCACCTCGGGGTTCTACCCGGTCCTGATGTTCGGATTGCCCGCCGCCGCGCTGGCGATGATCCTGGCCGCGAACAAGAAGCAGCGCAAGGTTGCGGTCGGCATCCTCTCGGCGGCCGCCCTCACCGCATTCCTGACCGGCGTGACCGAACCGCTGGAGTTCGCGTTCATGTTCGTGGCGTTCCCGCTCTACGTCATCCATGCGGTCCTGACGGGGCTGTCCCTCGCGATCGCCTACCTGCTCGACATCCACCTGGGCTTCTCGTTCTCCGCCGGCCTCCTCGACCTGTTGCTCTACGGCGGTGCACCCGCGGCGAAGAACATCTGGCTCCTCATCGCGATGGGTCTGGCGTTCTCGGTCGTGTACTTCGTCCTGTTCTGGTTCGCCATCAAGAAATGGAACATGCGTACACCGGGCCGTGAACCCGAAGCCGAGTTCGAAGCCGAGGAACAGGCCAACCTCGGCGAGGGCGCCGACTCCACGACTACCGTCACAGCCGGCGGCGCAGGCACTCTCACCGCACCCGCGCGGGCCGACACGCGGGCCGAGCAGATCATCGCCGCATTCGGCGGCCAGGAAAACCTCGTGAACGTCGACGCCTGCATCACCCGGCTGCGGATGGAGGTCGCCGACAAGAGCAAGGTCGACCAGGACCGGCTGAAGTCGCTCGGCGCCGCAGGCGTCATCGAAGTCGGCAACAGCGTTCAGGCGGTGTTCGGCACCAGTTCCGAGGCACTCAAGAACGAGATCGTCGACAGCCTGTAG